aaaatgtaccaaacatttttcacgaaagattttttgtatttcacaaattgtgaTTTACCAATTTACCAATTTTAGCACACGAAATAACTGTTTACGTAGTGGGCCTTACATTggagcatacatacatattttctcaattgaCACGATACATCGCAAATCGACTGTATGCGATATTTTCCAGTGCTAGTCGTGGTTCAATTTCTAACtgaaacaaaatttgtgtatGGTGGAACAGAgccatttgttaaaataatatgtgtgaacataaaattttatgaaaaatttaaatactagaagaggcatattaaaaatgtaccaaaacgTAAAACAGTGATccaacgcataaaaaatgtacccgttttggtacatttgtaaCAAAAGTGGCAACTGTGAGCTGAGTATCTAAGTAGCTTATttagtgttgcatacttttaggatggTGTGTTTGAAGTAAAGTGCAATTTTTACTGCAATCTTTTGGGGTGGaatgtttataatatttctaaCCAAAGTGTTTAACTGTTAAGGACTTTACAATTAAactaatatttaaacaaagtAGACTATACGAATAGTTTACAATAATTGTTCACATCTTGcacatttgcacatttttattaaattttcacatattttatttaataactctAAAACAATGATGGATGAAACAGAAGTGAAGAAGGACCCTCGGTATACTTATATAGACACTAAACCTGCATACAGCAGTTGTGTGCTAATTGGCCAATGGTTCAATATGCGCAGCGAGACAGTTCCCCAGAGCAAAACTGCCATTGTGCCCTGTGTGTTGATGGCGAAGAACGCTTCAGATGATGCTTGTGAACGGCATTTGACGACGCATCAGGAGGATTACTCGTTGGAAGAGTTTGAGAGGAAATTAATGTCACGCAACTTTATCGATTGCAACATTCAAAAAGTAATCAATTCTAAGGTGCAACGAGCCAGCCAAAAGTATGTGGATGCCGAAAAGTATAACAATAATTTCACCTCATTGAATACTTTGGTCTACGAACTGTGGCCCAAGATGTTGTTGGATCAGATGGAGATGGCATCTAAGAATACGACCGATATGTCGGCTTGCAAGAAAGTGCTACACAACTGGAAACCCGATAGACTGGATGCCTATGGCAATAATACATCTAAGAAGCGAGTCATTTGCAAGGAGTCTCCTTGTCCTTGTCCCAAGCCCACTGTTTACCAACGTGACTTTATAGCCAGATTTCCAAGCATACCAGATAGGCCGAAAATTCAAGATAATATAGACAGACTACGATAAAAGCTTTTACaagattttcaaattttacaaTGCGAATAATGCGATGAACTATTTCAgaaaaatttatgtaaatttgtatAAGTATATTTGAACTGAAATATGCGTTACTTCAATAAAGATCTATAATTTTTGAAAGCCTCATTATAGTATCAatctattatttaataattgttatacatttatttttctttgaatgtgttaattttcaaatccaattttgattaaaattttcaaatctTTTTCGTTATAAATGATATTATGTTTCTTTCAGTTTTAAGTCagtttgattttgtttgtttcaaatactaaacaagaatttctaattttatttttgttcctgtttttgttctttgttaTGGAGTATATGGTTGCTCCGCCGTATGGCAAGCAAGTGTTAATCGGCAATTGGGCGGATCGTCGTTACGCCTACGATGAGAAGGGCAATGGCATACTGCCAGGTCTGAATCCGGCACAAAAGTGCGAAGAGCATCGCTCTCTCAGCCAGGATACTTACACTTACGAAGGCTTCAGTGGGGACGAGTGTTTGAGGCATTTTAAGGAGAAGCGAGTGACGCGTATTCGTAACTTTCGCAATGGCACCTCGTCGAACTTGAAGATGATCGATAACCCGATGTTGAAGAATAATTTCACAACCACAAATACATTGCTGTACGATTGGTTGCCCAAGCACCGATTGAATCAAAATTCAAAGCGACAGCCGACAACGGCTGAAATTCCTACTAAGCAGAATTATCCCGACTTAATGCAGTGTTTTGGCAATCTCACAAGGACTCGCAACTTTGCTGAGCTACAGAAAGCCGAAGAGATTTTGGAGAAAACCAATGCCAGGCAGACCACTTACGACACAGCCTATAATCTGTCGAGCAAACTAACCCCAGACTATGAAGCTTTGGCCAACAAAtccaaaaattgttaaataaacttAGCTAAGAGGCGCTGCAATACAGTTGGGAAGCTAGAAGAACTCTAAAAGCGAAACTAACTATTGGTGGCTAGCCTCACAGCTGTATTGTGAAGTTTCCAAGTTACTGAAATCCTATAACATTTGAGTTTTGTTCTTTATGGTACATTTCGGACTCAGTAGTATGCTgttataccatatatagcttttggtatattttagtatttgcccttatattaatttggtatattttggatgatttctatggtatatttggatgTATCTGTATGATGTTGTACCatatataacttttggtatattttaatagttgaTTGTGTTGTTAATTCAGTAGTATGCTGTTATACcatatattgttatattttggaACGatttctatggtatatttgaaatgtatttgtataatgTACCAgatataacttttggtatattttagtagttgATTGTGTTGTTAATTCAGTAGTATGCTGTTATACCatatataacttttggtatattttagtatttgtcgttatattgatttggtatattttgcaacgatttctatagtatatttgaaatgtatttgtataatgTACCAgatataacttttggtatattttagtagttgACTGTGTTGTTAATTCGTTATATTTTAACGATAATGCCATCTTCgcaatattgaaaatgtgttgTGAGTATTTCCATATTGACTTCTTCTTTAATCATAATTCCCATTTCCCCTAATAAAAACgacattgacatttttatattacaagattcaatttatttcattttccattttcttgtataataatataagttttttttttgtttttgacgtattttaagtagtttctatgtttttattttggatGCCAGAAATTCATTgtagtttcattttattttaaattttattttataatgttttttttttttttgttgcacatgCCGTGGCACTAGCTTAGCTTTTTTTGgggatttatattttttggttttttgaaATTAGTAGGTCGATTAGACGTTTACAATACTTTTGGTTTTGCCATGTTTTATACTcgtataatatatatgctttaaatattaataattattacaaaaagtaaaatttgaCGACATTAAACTAGACGACgttttgcatatatttaaatcgcttaaatattttactttttgacTTTTTAGTTCtgtattcgtttttttgtaatttttacttttttttgtttgccttaaAATCGTGTTTTGGATtaaactttctttttttggacATTTTTGACTGCcttgaaaatgttgaattttgttttgttttgtttttttttttggctgacgattacattattaaaattatgcttaAAATCTAAACCAATGGAAAGAGTTTTGTTGTGACTTGTGGGCGTTTGTTTGGTGTGGGTGTGGGCGTGGATTGTGGGTTGTATCGAGTTTTTAGTGTGTTTTTGTGTCCTTCTTTTCCTCTTCTTTAGGTGGTCAAAATTAGTTGTTGTGTTCTTGGTTaagtgttgtgtgttgtgttgtgtt
This is a stretch of genomic DNA from Drosophila albomicans strain 15112-1751.03 chromosome 3, ASM965048v2, whole genome shotgun sequence. It encodes these proteins:
- the LOC117566443 gene encoding uncharacterized protein LOC117566443, which produces MVAPPYGKQVLIGNWADRRYAYDEKGNGILPGLNPAQKCEEHRSLSQDTYTYEGFSGDECLRHFKEKRVTRIRNFRNGTSSNLKMIDNPMLKNNFTTTNTLLYDWLPKHRLNQNSKRQPTTAEIPTKQNYPDLMQCFGNLTRTRNFAELQKAEEILEKTNARQTTYDTAYNLSSKLTPDYEALANKSKNC